A region from the Methylocella sp. genome encodes:
- a CDS encoding PLP-dependent transferase, with protein sequence MSAQTRKPETLALHAGWRADPATGAVAVPIYQTTSFQFHDTQHAADLFALKELGNIYTRIGNPTTDVLEQRVAALEGGVAALALASGQAASAIAVQNLARAGDNIVSATDLYGGTWNLFANTLKDQGIEVRFVDPIDPENFRRATDGRTRAYYSETLPNPKLAVFPISEVAAIGRAFGIPLIVDNTAAPILSRPLDHGAAIVVYSATKYLGGHGNSIGGLIVDGGNFDWAQHKERQPALNTPDPSYHGAIWTEAVKPLGPVAYIVKARTTLLRDVGSCLSPFNAFLLLQGIETIALRIERHVKNAEAVVNYLTQKPGVTKVFYPSLQTGVTRERADKYLTGGYGGLVGFELANAEAGRKFIDRLELFYHVANIGDSRSLAIHPATTTHSQLSAEEQLATGVSPGYVRLSIGIEHIDDIIADLDQALAAATGLARAA encoded by the coding sequence ATGTCGGCGCAAACGAGAAAGCCGGAGACCCTCGCCCTCCACGCCGGGTGGCGCGCCGATCCGGCGACCGGCGCCGTCGCCGTCCCGATCTATCAGACGACTTCCTTTCAATTTCACGACACGCAGCACGCGGCCGATCTGTTCGCGCTGAAAGAGCTCGGCAATATTTATACGCGCATAGGCAATCCGACGACCGACGTGCTGGAGCAACGCGTGGCCGCGTTGGAAGGCGGAGTCGCAGCATTGGCGCTCGCATCGGGTCAGGCCGCTTCGGCCATCGCGGTGCAAAATCTCGCGCGCGCCGGCGATAACATCGTCAGCGCCACGGATCTTTACGGCGGCACCTGGAACCTCTTCGCCAATACGCTGAAGGACCAAGGCATCGAAGTTCGTTTCGTCGATCCGATCGATCCGGAGAACTTTCGCCGGGCCACAGACGGGCGCACGCGCGCCTATTATTCCGAGACGCTTCCCAATCCGAAGCTCGCGGTTTTTCCGATCTCCGAAGTCGCCGCCATCGGCCGCGCGTTCGGCATCCCGCTCATCGTCGACAATACGGCTGCGCCGATCCTTTCGCGCCCGCTCGATCATGGCGCCGCGATCGTCGTCTATTCGGCCACAAAATATCTCGGCGGCCACGGCAACTCGATCGGCGGCCTTATCGTCGATGGCGGCAATTTCGATTGGGCGCAGCATAAGGAGCGGCAGCCGGCGCTGAATACGCCCGACCCCAGCTATCACGGCGCGATCTGGACGGAAGCCGTGAAGCCTTTGGGTCCGGTCGCCTATATCGTCAAGGCGCGCACGACTCTTTTGCGGGATGTCGGCTCGTGCCTATCGCCCTTCAACGCCTTTCTTCTCTTGCAGGGAATCGAGACCATTGCGCTCAGGATCGAACGCCACGTCAAGAACGCCGAGGCGGTGGTCAATTATCTGACGCAAAAGCCGGGAGTGACGAAAGTCTTTTATCCCTCGCTGCAGACCGGGGTTACGCGCGAGCGCGCCGATAAATATCTGACCGGCGGCTATGGCGGCCTCGTCGGGTTCGAGCTCGCCAACGCGGAAGCGGGGCGCAAATTCATCGATCGCCTCGAACTTTTCTACCATGTCGCCAATATCGGAGACTCGCGCAGCCTCGCGATCCACCCGGCGACCACGACCCATTCGCAGCTATCGGCCGAAGAGCAGCTCGCGACCGGCGTATCGCCCGGCTACGTGCGCCTCTCCATCGGCATCGAGCATATCGACGACATTATCGCGGACCTCGATCAAGCTCTGGCTGCGGCGACCGGGCTCGCCCGCGCCGCCTGA